CGCACAGGAAGGCGCGCACGTGGCGGCCGTGGACATCGATCGCGAAAGCGCGGAATCTACGGCGGACCAGATCCGCGACGACGGCGGTATCGCGGCGGCATTGACCGCCGACCTGGGCCGCGTCGACCGGATCGAACCCATGATCGACGAGGCCGTTTCCGCACTGGGCAGGCTGGATATCCTGGTCAACAACGCGGGACGGGTTGAAATCAAGCCCTTCCTCGATCTGACCGAGACGGAATGGGACCAGGTCATCGATCTCAATCTGAAAGGGACGTACTTCTGCATGCAGGCGGGGGCCCGTCAGATGATCCGGCAGGGCGGCGGCGGCCGCATCATCAACATGTCCTCCATCTCGGGCAGACACGGCCGGGCCGATTCGAGCGCATACGCCGCCAGCAAGATGGCCGTCATCAGCATCACGCAGTCCGCGGCCCTGGCGCTGGCGGATCACGGGATCCTGGTCAACGCGCTGTGTCCGGGCGTCGTGGCCACACCCATGTGGGACCACATCGACGAGGACCGCGCCCGCCTGTTCGGCTACGAGCCGGGAACGGCAAGGACCCGGCTCGTGGAGAAAATCCCCCTCAAACGGGTCTCCGAGCCCGAGGAGATCGCCGCCGCGGCGGTCTTCGTCGCCTCCGACGAGAACACGCTGATCACCGGCCAGGCGATCAATGTCGACGGCGGCATGGAAATGAACTGAAACCAGGGACGGCGCCTGCGGGACGACAGCGAAGCGGCCGTTCGGGTTTGATCTTGACAGTGCGCAACGCCCGCCGTATACTCGGTAGGTTCCTTTTCACAGCAAGTTCTGGTACATCGCATCGGCCGGCATGGCCTGCACAGTCTGCATAGCCTGCACAGCCATCGTGGCCGCCATATTCCGCTCAGGCAAGACTCCATCAGAAAGACTCCATCAATGGATCCACGAAGACGCGAAAGACTCTCCAAGCTCCTCTCCCTGATTCTCCGGCATAAACCCGAAAGATTCGATATAACGCTCGACGAAAGGGGTTACGCGTCAATCGACGAGATCGTCGAGGCCATCCAGGAGAAGTTCGATCTGCTGGCGAAGGATGAAATCCTCGAGATCGCCGACGGCGCCGAGAAGAGAAGATTCGAGGTGGAGGAAGACCGCATCCGGGCGCGCTACGGGCACAGTTTCCCCATCGACCTGGGGTTGCCTCCCGCGGATCCGCCCGAGTACCTTTATTACGCGACCGTACCCGCGCGGGCCTCGGTCATCACCAATGGCGGCCTGACGCCCAGCGACCGCCAGTACGTCCACCTTTCCCTTTCCGAAGATATCGCCGCGCAGGTAGCCAGGAACCAGACGGATACACCGGTCGTCTTCCGCATCAACGCGCGGCAGGCCACCGAAGCCGGCGTGAACTTCTACGACCGCTCTCCGGTCATCCTGACCACGGGCGTGCCCTCCGAGTTCATCGATGTGCTGCAGGAGGCCCCGCCGCCTCCCGCCGAGTTCGGCCGCCGGAAGCGGAAGGCCCCTCCGC
The genomic region above belongs to Gemmatimonadota bacterium and contains:
- a CDS encoding glucose 1-dehydrogenase — protein: MSATGRLAEKRAVVTGAGRGIGQAIALRLAQEGAHVAAVDIDRESAESTADQIRDDGGIAAALTADLGRVDRIEPMIDEAVSALGRLDILVNNAGRVEIKPFLDLTETEWDQVIDLNLKGTYFCMQAGARQMIRQGGGGRIINMSSISGRHGRADSSAYAASKMAVISITQSAALALADHGILVNALCPGVVATPMWDHIDEDRARLFGYEPGTARTRLVEKIPLKRVSEPEEIAAAAVFVASDENTLITGQAINVDGGMEMN
- a CDS encoding RNA 2'-phosphotransferase → MDPRRRERLSKLLSLILRHKPERFDITLDERGYASIDEIVEAIQEKFDLLAKDEILEIADGAEKRRFEVEEDRIRARYGHSFPIDLGLPPADPPEYLYYATVPARASVITNGGLTPSDRQYVHLSLSEDIAAQVARNQTDTPVVFRINARQATEAGVNFYDRSPVILTTGVPSEFIDVLQEAPPPPAEFGRRKRKAPPRR